Proteins encoded within one genomic window of Ranitomeya variabilis isolate aRanVar5 chromosome 4, aRanVar5.hap1, whole genome shotgun sequence:
- the FMNL1 gene encoding formin-like protein 1, with translation MGNAAGTLDMFQARDSKTQPTNGTPPQKQREGSSSKLPRPNSEELEEKFNVVLNAMNLPPDKISVLRQYDQDKKWELVCDQERFQVKNPPAAYIKKLRSCGDTGGISQKFKRKDREESTKVLRELEISLRTNHIGWVEEFLSKEVGGLDALVEYLSYAQGFPYDLDSSDNGTLEKPKALQRSMEDINKSSASSSPSNTPSRARNRTTKHNRATMRNSRHANMKDDIHVCIMCLRAIMNYQLGFSMVMSHSSCVKQITLSLTNKNARTKALVLELLAAVCLVRGGHELILSAFNYFMEVCDESSRFEKLMEYFRNEDHNIDFMVACMQFINIVVHSVKNMNFRVYLQYEFSLLGLDEYLEGLKHTESERLQVQIQAYLDNIFDVNNLLEDTENKHEMLEHVEDLQGDVAHLTIKLQQTENEYMRRVAELEKQLDQTRKELRKSKETRQSQSFLLSHQTVTTLQSIDQGEGVLWVEPAGDTCTEEPSSVGYNIGSPVTTSVCPASPSTIRLTIVSEPDITSHKPEESLDTHVSTLPLLTALESDIPTASPAPLLREPEYNENSASKSHTVSWSTTIPAAPPLFGYKNEDEDAICYAPELMQSQAVLSGKSRIPSTPSDATDGTSAPPPPPPLPPSPPPCGPPAPPPPPGAPPAPPPPFGGPPVPPPPGAPPPTFGGPPAPPPPPGGPPAPPPPPGGPSAPPPPPGGPLAPPPPGMPAPSMPNGVSIKKTIQPKYRMPVLNWVALKPTQINGTVFTQLNDDKVLQELDMSDFENQFKTKAQGTGPSKFSQKVGSAQNKPSKVSLIDPNRAKNLAITLKKGGLTPEAITAAIQSYDMEGLNVDFLELLSRFLPTDWERQQISRYLKDEKPLDQLGAEDRFMVHLCSIPRLSERVNTMIFIASFPDTTARLTPQLNALIAASISVKSSEKLKGILELVLAFGNFMNSSKRGAAYGFRLQSLDVLLDTKSTDRKQTLLHYLVRTIKEKYSHLADFQSELHFLEKAATVSLDAVLSNVRSLQTGMEQAQKEFTKQDDSVTLKEFLKSSMDVMSRLAADSKTAQEAYEAVVGYFGENSKTTGPSAFFPIFLRFQRAYKQAEQDLETWKKQEAAVTEEKTQAPDKPTTSPPTKSLKPQINLMAELNKKLQMKEPRVYEENWVIEDIITDLRNQPYRRTDISRRSGKKPNSGTSVTTTDVPV, from the exons GAAAGATTCCAGGTGAAGAACCCACCAGCTGCTTACATAAAGAAACTGAGGAGTTGTGGGGATACAGGCGGGATCAGTCAAAAG TTTAAGAGGAAAGACCGGGAAGAATCCACCAAAGTTCTTCGAGAACTGGAGATCTCCCTGAGGACCAATCACATTGG GTGGGTGGAAGAATTTCTCAGCAAAGAGGTTGGCGGTCTGGATGCTTTGGTGGAATACCTGTCCTATGCTCAGGGCTTTCC GTATGATCTAGATAGCTCTGATAATGGCACACTGGAAAAACCCAAAGCCTTACAGAGATCCATGGAGGATATCAACAAAAGCAGCGCATCTTCTTCCCCTTCAAACACTCCTTCAAGAGCTCGAAACCGGACAACCAA ACATAACCGCGCCACAATGAGAAACTCTCGACATGCGAACATGAAGGATGATATACACGTGTGTATCATGTGTTTGCGGGCGATCATGAACTACCAG TTGGGCTTCAGCATGGTTATGTCTCACTCATCTTGTGTCAAGCAGATTACCCTCAGCCTCACCAACAAAAATGCCCG CACTAAGGCCCTAGTCCTGGAGCTGCTGGCTGCGGTGTGTCTAGTCCGTGGAGGACATGAGTTAATTCTCTCAGCTTTCAACTACTTTATGGAG GTATGTGATGAAAGCTCAAGGTTTGAAAAGCTGATGGAATATTTCAGAAATGAAGACCACAACATCGATTTCATG GTGGCATGCATGCAGTTCATCAACATTGTGGTGCATTCTGTGAAAAACATGAATTTCCGGGTTTACTTGCAGTATGAATTCTCCCTTTTGGGGTTGGATGAATACCTTGAG GGTCTAAAGCATACAGAGAGCGAGAGGCTCCAGGTCCAAATCCAGGCTTATCTTGATAATATCTTTGATGTGAACAACCTCCTAGAAGATACAGAGAACAAACATGAGATGTTGGAGCATGTAGAGGACCTACAGGGAGATGTAGCACAT CTGACGATAAAGTTACAGCAAACAGAGAATGAGTACATGAGAAGGGTGGCAGAGCTGGAGAAACAACTGGACCAAACTCGAAAAGAGCTGCGTAAATCAAAG GAGACACGTCAATCACAATCCTTCCTCCTTAGTCATCAGACAGTTACAACCTTGCAGTCAATTGACCAAGGAGAAGGAGTCCTCTGGGTAGAACCTGCAGGAGACACCTGCACAGAGGAACCATCATCCGTTGGTTACAACATAGGGTCTCCTGTTACCACCAGTGTATGCCCAGCTTCACCATCAACCATCAGGTTGACTATAGTATCGGAACCAG ATATCACTTCTCATAAGCCAGAAGAATCACTTGACACCCATGTGTCCACATTACCATTATTAACAGCACTGGAGTCAGACATCCCGACTGCTTCACCTGCTCCTCTACTTCGAGAGCCAGAGTACAATGAAAACTCTGCTTCCAAATCACATACAGTATCATGGTCTACCACAATACCTGCTGCTCCTCCACTTTTTGGATACAAGAATGAGGATGAAGATGCTATCTGCTATGCACCAGAATTAATGCAATCTCAGGCTGTACTTAGTGGTAAATCTAGAATTCCCTCAACACCTTCTGATGCTACAGATGGTACTTccgcaccaccaccacctccaccGCTACCACCATCCCCACCACCATGCGGACCtcccgctccaccaccaccacctggTGCCCCACCTGCTCCACCACCCCCATTTGGTGGTCCACCTGTTCCACCACCACCTGGTGCTCCACCACCAACATTTGGTGGTCCgcctgctccaccaccaccacctggAGGCCCgcctgctccaccaccaccacctggAGGCCCTTCTGCTCCACCACCGCCCCCTGGTGGACCTCTTGCTCCACCGCCACCTGGCATGCCTGCTCCATCTATGCCTAATG GTGTCAGCATAAAGAAAACAATCCAGCCAAAATACAGAATGCCTGTTCTCAACTGGGTGGCTCTAAAACCCACACAGATCAATGGAACTGTATTCACACAGCTAAATGATGACAAGGTGCTTCAG GAACTTGATATGAGTGACTTTGAGAACCAATTTAAGACCAAAGCCCAAGGTACAGGTCCAAGTAAGTTCTCACAGAAAGTCGGTTCTGCACAGAACAAGCCAAGTAAAGTGTCTCTCATTGACCCAAATCGAGCCAAGAACCTTGCAATTACTCTCAAAAAAGGAGGTTTGACACCCGAAGCCATCACTGCTGCCATTCAGtc GTATGATATGGAGGGCCTTAACGTGGACTTTCTGGAGCTCCTTTCCAGATTCCTACCAACAGACTGGGAAAGACAGCAAATTTCTCGTTATCTGAAGGATGAAAAGCCTCTTGACCAGTTGGGGGCAGAAGACAGATTCATGGTTCATCTTTGCTCCATACCTAGGCTCTCTGAGAGGGTGAACACCATGATCTTCATCGCCAGCTTTCCAGACACCACTGCACGCCTCACACCG CAACTTAATGCCCTCATAGCGGCATCGATTTCAGTCAAATCTTCAGAAAAGCTAAAAGGGATCCTGGAG TTGGTTCTGGCATTTGGCAATTTCATGAACAGCAGTAAGAGAGGAGCAGCATATGGATTCCGGCTCCAGTCTTTGGATGTG cttttgGATACCAAATCCACAGACAGAAAGCAGACATTGCTGCATTACCTGGTGCGAACAATTAAAGAGAAGTATTCGCATCTGGCCGATTTTCAGTCAGAATTGCACTTTTTGGAAAAGGCTGCTACAG TGTCTCTGGATGCTGTGCTGTCCAACGTCCGCTCACTCCAGACTGGGATGGAACAGGCCCAGAAAGAATTTACAAAGCAAGATGACAGTGTCACCCTCAAGGAGTTTCTGAAATCCAGCATGGATGTTATGTCAAGGCTTGCAGCTGATTCCAAGACGGCGCAG GAAGCCTATGAAGCAGTTGTTGGATATTTTGGTGAGAACAGCAAGACCACTGGCCCATCAGCTTTCTTCCCCATCTTCCTACGCTTTCAAAGAGCATATAAG CAAGCTGAGCAGGATCTGGAAACGTGGAAGAAGCAAGAAGCAGCAGTCACTGAAGAAAAGACTCAGGCTCCAGACAAACCAACCACG TCTCCACCAACTAAATCCTTAAAACCACAGATCAATCTGATGGCAGAGTTGAATAAGAAGCTGCAAATGAAAGAGCCAAGAGTGTATGAGGAAAACTGGGTTATAGAAGACATCATAACAG ATCTGAGGAACCAGCCATATAGAAGAACAGACATTTCCAGGAGAAGCGGGAAGAAGCCAAACAGTGGGACGTCAGTGACCACTACAGACGTACCAGTCTAA